The Actinomadura graeca nucleotide sequence CGCCGCCGACCCGCCCCCGGCCCCCGGGGGCGGCGCGGACGGGGACGCCGGCCCCGCCGCCGTCATCCTGGTGGTCGAGGCGCTGCTCACCGACGAGATGCGCGAGAAGCGCCCCGACGCCGACTTCAGCCGCCTCACCCACGTCGACGACCTGGCGGACGCCGTCGCGGGCCTCTGGATCCGGCCCGCCGCCGAGCTGAACGGGACACGGCGTGAGCTCTCCTGAGCCGCCCGGCGGGCCCGCGGCGCGCGGCTTCGCCAGCGACAACCAGGCGTCCGTCCACCCCGACGTCCTCGCGGCACTGGCCGCGGTGAACGACGGCCACCAGCCCGCCTACGGCGCCGACACCGTCACCGCGCGGCTCGGCGACGTCGTCCGGCGCCACTTCGGCGAGCGCGCCGAGGTGTTCCCGGTGTTCAACGGGACGGGCGCGAACGTCGTCTCGCTGCAGGCGATGTCGGAACGGTGGAGCGCGGTGCTCTGCCCCGACTCCGCGCACATCAACACCGACGAGTGCGGCGCCGCGGAGAAGGTCGCCGGCCTGAAGCTGATCCCCGTCCCCACGCCCGACGGCAAGATGACCCCCGCCCTCCTCGACCGGTACGCGACGGGGTTCGGCAACGTGCAGCGCGCCCAGCCCTCGGCGGTGTCGATCACCCAGAGCACCGAGCTGGGCACCGTCTACACCCCGGAGGAGATCACGGCGGTCGCGGCCGCGGCGCACGGGCGGGGCATGCTCGTCCACATGGACGGCGCCCGGATCGCCAACGCGGCGGCGGCGCTCGACCTGCCGATGCGCGCCTTCACCGCCGACGCCGGGGTGGACGTGCTGTCGTTCGGCGGCACCAAGAACGGGCTGCTGCTGGGCGAGGCGATCGTCGTCCTGAACCCGGACGCGGTGCGGGGCATGGCGTTCCTGCGCAAGACCGGCATGCAACTGGCGTCGAAGATGCGCTACCTGTCGGCCCAGCTCGTCGCGCTCCTGGACGGCGACCTGTGGCTGCGCAACGCCCGGCACGCCAACGCGATGGCGCGCCGCCTGGCGGACGCGGCGCGCGGCCTGCCGGGGGTCGAGATCGTCCGCCCCGTCGAGGCGAACGCGGTGTTCGCCGTCATGCCGGAGGACGCGGCGGAGCGTCTGCGCAAGCGGTTCGCGTTCTACACCTGGGACGAGCGGACCGGAGAGGTCCGCTGGGTGTGCTCCTTCGACCTCACCGAGGACGACGTGGACGCCTTCGCCGCCGCCCTCGCCGCGGAACTCTCCGCCTGACCGCCCGTCCTCCCCGCCGAACCTGCCCCGCCCGTCCTGCCCGCCCGTCCTGCCCGCCCGTCCTGCCCGCCCGTCCTGCCCGCCCGTCCCGGCGGACGCGCCCCCGGTCTCAGGCCCGGTGCGGGGAGGCGGGCATCTGCACCTTGTCACACAGTTCGCGACAGGCCACCAGGATGCGTTCCACGTCGTCGTCGCTCAGGCCCGCGTGCATGGACAGGCGGACCAGCGTGCGGCGCAGCGACGTGGCGGGCGGGAACAGCGCGGCGCTGAAGATGTCGCGGCCCGCCAGCGCGTCGCGGAGCAGCATCGCGTCGGCCTCCGAGGCGGCGTGCAGGGCGATGATCTGCGTGTCGCCCTCGCCCAGGTCGTAGCCGAGCGCGGTCAGCCCCCGGCGCAGGCGGCCGGTGACCTTGCGCAGCCGCTCCCGCCGCCAGCCCTCCTCCCGGACGACCTCCAGCGCCGCCGCGAGCCCGGCGATGTCGTGCGGCAGCAGCGTCGTGCTGAAGACCGACGGGAACGCCGTGTGCTTGAAGTACTCCGCGAAGTCCGCGCGGTTGCAGGTGATCAGGCCGGCCCGCCCGGGCAGCGCCTTGGCCAGGCTGGCGGTGCGGAAGTCGACCCGCGCCGCGAGGCCGAGCGCGGAGACCAGCCCCTCGCCGCGCTCGCCGTGCGTGCCGAGCGAGTGCGACTCGTCGACCACCAGCAGGCAGCCGTGCTCGCGCGCCACCTCGACCAGGCCGCGCAGCGGGCAGACCGAGCCGTCGGTGCTGTAGACGGCGTCGGCGACGATCACGCCGGAGCCGCCGACCTCGATGCGGCGCCGCAGGTGCCCGAGGTCGTTGTGGCGGAAGTAGGCGATCTCGGCCCCCGCCGCCCGCGCGCCCTCCCACAGCGACATGTGCGCCAGGACGTCCAGGTAGACCGGGACGTCGGGGCCCGCGACGACCTGCAGCAGCCCGGTGTTGGCCGCCCACCCGGACGGGCACAGCACCCCGGCGCCGGCGTCCATGTGCCGCGCGAAGGCGCTGCCCAGCCGGATCTGCGGATGGTCGTCGGGCAGGCACGGGCCGGGCAGCGGCGCCGCCCCCTCCGCCGCGCGCAGGCTCGCGATCATCGCGCCGCTGATCTCCGGATGCTCGGCGATGGCGAGATAGTCGCTGCACGTCAGCACGATCGCCCTGGTCCCCGGCGCCTTGGCGGGGCGTGCGCGGCGCCTGCCCACGGCGCCGCGGAAGTCCTGGATGCGCTCGCCCAATCGCTGGTGGGCGCTGGTCATGGTCGTCTCACTCCCCCATCGGGCGATGGTCACCGAACGTAGTTCTTCCTAATCATAGTGTGAAAAGAATCAATGACGGTGCCCAAAACGACGCCTGCTCCGAGAAAACTTCACGAGTGGAACGTATCGTTCCGTTCTGCTATAGTGGAGACACCGCAACGCACCGAGGGAGAGACGATGATGGACGCGACCACGTCAGGCTGGAACGTTCTCGACACCGCGCACGAGGCCCTGCGCACCGCCGTCCGGGAGGTCCCCGCCGGAGCCTGGACATGGCCCACGCCCTGCACCGAATGGGACGTCACCCAGGTCGTCCAGCACGCGGCCGGCGACCAGCTGGCCTTCGCCGCCGCCATCACCGGCGGGCCCGGCCCCGGCTTCGACCCCTTCGCGCCGTCCGGGACCATCGACGGCGACCCGGGCGCGTTCCTGGAGCCGATGCTGGCCGCGTGCGCCGCCGCCTGGGCCACCGTCGACAAGGACGCCGGGACCGTGCCCGTCCCCGTCCCCCCGAACGCCCTCCCCCCGCGCGTCGGGGCCGGCGCCGCCGCGCTCGACGCCGCCGTCCACGCCTGGGACATCGCCATGGCCACCGGACGGCCGTCGCCGCTCACCGGCGACCTCGCCCGCGAGCTGCTCACCGTCGCCAAGGAGATCGTCGAGCCGCTGCGCCAGTACGGCGCCTACGCCGACGCGATCGAAGGGGACGGCGACGACGACGTCGCCGCGCTCCTGCACTACCTCGGCCGCGACCCCCGCTGGACCGCCTGACTCCCCCCGGCGGGCCCGCACGGGCGGGTCCGCCGGCGCCCGCCACCAACCCCCCATGGCACGTTCCGCTGCCGGGCAGCCCCCGGTCGCATACGCTTCAGACAAAAGGCCGACTAATAGGGTGTGGAGACGATCACCGCCGGCGCTGGACACGCGGCGCCCGCCAGGCTCCCCGACGACGGCGGCGACGCCGCGGCGATCACCGGAAGACCCCCGCCGTCCCCGCGGACCCGCTGGGCCGTCGCGGGCCTGCTCCTGACAGGGCTCGCCACCGTCGCGATCCTGGTCTTCGGGCCCGGCCCGCTCGGCCCGGCCGCGACCGTGGTCCGGCACATGCGGTGGGGGTTCCTGCCCGTGCTCGTCCTGCTGTCCCTGCTGCACTACGTCTTCGCCGCGGTCGCGCTGCGCGGCGCGGCGGGCCGCGCGCTGCCGCTGTACGAGACGACGCTCACGCAGTTCACCGCCGCGGCCGCCAACCGGATCACACCGGGCGGCCTCGGCGCCGTCGCCGTCAACACCCGCTACCTCGTCTGCCGCGGCCTCCCGCTCCCCCGCGCCGCGGTCGCCGTGGCCGTGCTGCAGGTCGCCGGGCTGCCCGCCGACCTGCTGCTGATGGCCGCCGTCCTCGGCACCGGCGGCGGGGACGACCGCATGCTCGACGCCCTCGGCAGCCACGCCGCGCAGGCCGCCGGACTCGTCCGTCCCGTCCCGCTGCTCGTCGTCGCCGGGGTGCTGGTCCCCGCGGCCGTGCTGATGGGCCGCCGCGCCGCCCGCTCCGCCGCGGTGGGACGCGCGGTCGGCGGCCTCGCCGACCTGTGCCGCCGGCCCCGCGACCTCGCGGTCACCCTCGGCGCGTCCGCGACGACCACCCTCGTCCTCGGGCTGGCGTTCTCGCTCAGCGTCCTCGCCGTGCCGGGCACCACCACCGGGCCCGGGGACGTCCTCGCGCTGCTGGCCGCCTACCTGGTCGGGGCCGCGGCGAGCTCGGCGGTCCCGTCCCCGGGCGGCGTCGGCTCCACCGAGGCGGCCCTCGTCGCCGCGCTCGCCGCCCTCGGCATCGCGGCGGGGCCCGCCCTGCAGGCCGTCCTGCTGTTCCGCGCGATCACGTTCTGGGCGCCGGTGCCGGTGGGCCTGTTCGCTTATCGGACACTCCGCCGGTGACCTTTACGTAGTAAGACAGATCCCCCGCCCGGGGGAGGCGGTTCCCCCTCCGGGGCGATCAGCCGGCGCCACGCCCCGTGCGATCGTCAAGGACATGACGACCCTCGCGACCGCGCGGATGGGCGCGGCCTGGAAGTCCGCCCACGCCCCCGCCGCCGGTGTCCCCCGCTGGGCGCGGGTGGCCGCCTGCGCCATCCCGTTCCTCGCCCTGCCGTCCGGCCTGTGGCGGATCGCCGGGATCACCCTGCACCTGCCGATCATCGCGGGCGGGGACGACCTCCAGGACGGCGGGAGCCTCCCGGGCTGGCTGCCCATCGAGATCTACGTGGTGCTCCTGTCGGTCCTGTCGGAGGGCCTCGCCTTCACCGCCGTCGGGCTGGTGTCGGGATGGGGCGAGGTGTTCCCGCGCTGGGTCCCCTTCCTGCGCGGACGGCGCGTGCCGCCCCTCGGCGCCGTCATCCCCGCCGCCCTGGGCGCCGCGGCCCTGACGCTGCTGTGGACGGTCGCCGCCGTCACCATCCCCCTGGGGAGGACCCTCCAGGGACGCCCGGCCGAGGGCGACGGCCCCATGGACCTCCACACCTGGGAGGGCGTGCTGGCCTTCTCCGCCTACGCGCCGCTCGTGCTGTGGGGCCCGCTGCTGGCCGCCGTCACGGTCGCGTACTGGCGCCGGCGGAGCGGCCGGGCCTGACGTCCCCGGCTCAGGTCTGCGCGTGCACCGGCACCTTGGCGGAGCCGCTGAGCGCGGGCAGATAGCCGCCCCGGTGCCCCTTCGCCGTGGGGTGGTAGGACGACTCGAACGGGACGGTCACCGAGTTGAGCCAGTCCTCGCCGGAGCACAGCTCGTGCCCGGAGAACTCGTCGCGCACGTCCGACCAGGTGAAGCCGGCGCGCCCCACCGCCGAGGCGATGGCCGAGTCGAGGGCGTCGGCGGCGCCGTTCAGCGCGGTGCGCTTGGTGTTGCTGAGCCCCACGCACACATCGACGATCTTGTAGAGCCGCGGGTACCCGAGCACCACGACCTGCGCGGACGGCGCCTTGGACCGGATCTTCGTGTACACCGAGTCGAGTTTGCCCGGCAACGTGTTCTTCATATAGGTCTTGGCCTTGTTCACCGCGGTCACGCACGCCGAGTCCGACTGCAGTACGCAGGTCAGCATGACGTCGGAGAAGCCCGCGTCGTTCCCGCCGACCGAGATGCTCACCAGCGTCGTGGACGAGCCCAGCGCGCCGAGCTGGCCGTCGGCGACCGTGGTGGTCGTCGCGCCGGAGCAGGCGACGAACTTGAACGAACCCGTCGCGTGGGCCGCCGCCCACAGCTTCGGATAGGCGTTGGCGCTGCGGTTGCACGCGCCGCTCGCGGGGTCGTAGTCCCCCGCGCCGGTCCCGGACGAGTACGAGTCGCCGAGGGCGACGTAGTTCGTCGTGGCCGCCGAGGCGGTCCCGGGCCAGGTGAGGGAACCGGCGGCGAAGGCGGCCGCGCCGAAGGTGAGCAGGCAGGGGCGGGGGAGGCGCATCGGGACTCCGGGACGGGAACGGGGAACGGGAAAAGATCCACCCCTTTATACCCCGCGCGCCTTTCCGGGAAGCGCACGTTCTGATCAACAATCTTTGTCAGATTTCGCCCTTGCCGCACTCAATCCTCCGGAACCGTAACTTCCGCCACTCAAGAATTCACTACGACTTCGACAAAGCACGCTGTCCCCTAGAAACGCCACATTTACCTCCCGCCCTCGTGAGAGCACCCGTCCACGCAGGTCATCGCCACGGCGGGCGCGGGACGGCCCGCGTACCGCCGGAAGCCGCGACAATGGACCCGCATCGGCCCCGCCGCGAAGATCACATAACGGGAACAGGTAGACGCCCACGTGAAAGCACAGATCCGCCCACCGGGGGGAAGGTCCGCCGATCATCGCGGCACGCTGCTCCCCCGCCTGCTCGCACGCCTGTGGAAGCGCCTGGGCGGGCGCGCGCAATGGCGGCTCGCCCGCCTGCGGCACGACACGTTCCTGGTGTACGCCGCCGGAATCGTCCGCGACGACCACGGCCGGATCCTGCTGCTCCGGCACAGGCTGTGGCCCGCCTACCGCGCCTGGGGCTTGCCCGGCGGCTACATCGAGGCCGGTGAGAGGCCGGAGGACGCGGTGATCCGCGAGATCCGGGAGGAGACGTCCCTGACGGCCGAGGTCGCGGGGCCGCCCGTCCACCTCGCGGGCGGCTACCGCTACCGCGTCGAGGTCTACTACGACGCCCGCGTGGCGGGCGGCCGCCTCCACCTCGACACCGCGGAGATCCTGGAGGCCCGCTGGTGCCCCCTCGACGCCCTCCCCGCCGAAATGTCCCCCCGGCTCCGCGAGCTGATCGCCCGCCTCACCTGACGGCGTGGCAGATCGCCCCGGTGATGCGCGCCGGGTGCCGACTCACCTAACCGGCGCGCCAAGGGACGGTGGCGACGGGGTTGTGCCCGCGGACGCGAAGCGTGTCCCGGAACCTCTCCTGCCGCTTCGGCAGGCCGTGGACGAGCATGACCTCCCGCGCGGCGACCTCGTCGGCGATGTCGAGGAGCTCGCGGCGGTCGGCGTGGGCGGACAGCCGCATCATCTCCACCCGCGCCCGGACCGGGACGGTGACGTCGCGGCCGTTCGCGGGCAGGACGAAGCCGCCGCGCCGGTCCGCCAGGTCGAGCAGCGCACGGCCGGGCGCCTCCTCGTCCTGGTATCCGGAGACGAACACGGCGCTGCCCGGCTCGGGGAGGATCCGCCGGGCCCACTGGACGGCGGGCCCGCCGTTCAGCATCCCGGAGGTGGAGATGACGACCCCGGTCCGGAACGTGTCCAGCTCGGCGGGCCGGTCCGCCACCGCGGTGCCGCCCCCGAAGATCCGCAGCCCGCGGTCCAGGCCCTCGAACACCGCGGCCAGGTCGACGGCCATGCCGTCGAGGCGGACCGGGACCTCCGGCAGGTGCCGCCGCATGATCAGGGCGATCTCCTGGGCCCGTCCGAGCGCGAACGCGGGGATCAGCACGCGCCCGCCGCCCCGGTGGACCTCCTCGACGGCGCGCACGAGCGCGCCCACACCGATCTCCCTGTCGTCGTGCTCCTCGCCGCAGCACGTCGACTCCATGACGAGCAGGTCCGCGGAGCGCGCGGACTCGGAGAGGGCGTAGCCGCCGACGGTCTCCTGCCGGAAGCCGGAGATGTCGCCGGTGACGACCACGCGGCGGTCCCCGGCGCGGATCACCACGCCCGCGGCGCCCAGAATGTGCCCCGCCGGGAAGAGCTCGATGTTCAGCTCGCCGATCCGGCGGGTCACGCCGTACGCGAGCTCCTCGCAGTTCTGCGCGGCCTCCTCGACGTCCCGGGACCCGTAGAGCGCGGCCGTGTCCGTCCCCCAGCGCGCGTGACCGCGCTCGGCGGCGGCCATCACCTTGACGCTGTCGGCCCACATCATCGGCATGAGCGCCACGGTCTCCGGTGTGGCGAGGACCCGCAGGTACCGGCGCTCCGCGACGAGCCTGGGGACGTAGCCGCAGTGGTCGTTGTGGGCGTGGGTGACGACCACCGCGTCCACACGGCCGTCGAGCGCCCGCTCGATGTCGCGGGGCGGCCGGGCGCGCTCGCCGGGGCGCAGGCCCGCGTCGACGAGGATCCGGGTCCCGCCCGCCTCCACGAGCAGGCACGATCCGCCGATGTGGTCGTGCCCGCCGAGCGGGACGACGCGCAGGCCGAGGTCGGCCGTGACGGCGGGCGGGGGCGCGGCGGGCTCCACCATGTCCCGCAGGAACACCAGGACCTCCTCCGGGGAACGGCGGGTCGCCCGGGCGGCGGCGACCAGATGGCCGTTGTGCCGGGCGTCCTCGGAGCGGGCGGGGGCCTGGGGATCCCGGGCCTCGGCGCCGCCGGCGGGCGCGGACCCGCCCTGCTCCAGGACGTGGAGCAGGGCGGCGGCCAGGCCGCGCGGGTCGGCGGAGCGCCGCTGCTCGATCGCCAGCAGCTGCGTCATGGCGGCGACCCGGCCCTCCTTCTCGGCGAGCGCCTCGCGGGCCTCCGCGAGGCGCTCGGCGTTGTCCCGCGCGTCCTTCCTGGCGTAGGCGAGCCGCCCTTCGGACGTCCTGAGCCGCTTCCGGAGCGCCTCGATCTTGCGGGCGTCGCGTTCGGCGGCCCGGTCCCGGACCGGCCTGGTCCAGGCCAGGCCGGCCCGGACGACCCCGGCGTCGGGATGCAGCAGGACCGCCGCCAGGGCGCGGGCCCGGTCGTCGGCGCCCGACGCGGCCAGGTGCCCGGCCGCGTGGCGGCGCAGCACCGGGAACCGCTCCAGCGCCGACAGCAGCATCGGCGTCCGCTCCTCGACCAGCCGGTCCGGGTCGGGCGGCAGCGCCGCGGCCCCGGGGCGGGCGAGCACCGCGACGGCGACGGCGCGCAGGACCGCGGCGAGCGCCTCCGCGTCGGCGGTCACCGGCCCTCCGCCCGGCGGGTCGCCTCCGCGAGGACGGGCTCGCAGGCCAGCCTCCCGCCGGCGGGCACGAGGACCCCGAGCACGCGCAGCGCCTCGACGAGGTCGCGCGGCCCGGCGTAGCCGCAGGCGTGCAGGGCGTCGAGCGCCAGCTCCGGCGTCGTCTCCTCGCCGTGCGCGGCCAGGAGCGCGGCGAGGTCCTCGGGGGTCTCGGGCTCGTCGTGCGCCACCAGCACCCGCCACGCGGCGGCCAGCCGTTCCTCACCGCGCACCCCGGCGTCGCCGAGCATCCTCTCGGGCCTGCTCCAGACCTGCTCCAGGCACCGGCCCAGCGCCTGGTCGCGGTCGCCGCCGTGCCGCGTGAGCGAGGTGACCACCCGCCCGACCAGCGTCGGCCAGCCCCCGGTGCGCGCCACCAGTTCCCTCTGCCCGGCGTCGTCGGGGAAGCCGAGCGCGTCCTCCCACATCCACTGCCGGATCGCCGGCAGGTCGTAGCGCCGCAGCCCGACCAGCTCGATCCCCTCCCGGGTCTCGATCCGCACCCACGCGGGGGCCAGCATCGGCCCCGCGACCAGGACGATCGACAGCCCTCGGCCCGGATGGGTCGCGACGCCCTTCTCCGCTTCGATGAGCCTCCTCTCGAAGGTGCCGGTGTCGTGCCCGCTGAGCAGGTCCAGGATGATCACGCTGTGGCCCCGGTTCGCGGCGGCCCCGCGCAGCGCGCTGTCCAGGGACAGCTCGCCCGCCCGGACGAGCCACACCCTGAGGTCCGGCTGGGTCGTCTCCTCGTTCTTCAGCGAGGCGGCCACACGCTCGGCGTGCATGGCCAGCGACCCGACCACGACGTGGATGGGCGGCCGCGCCCGCAGGAGCCGCGCGAGCTGGCCGATGCTGAGCGGCGACCGTTCGGGCCCGGAGTGGAAGGGCATGCGGTAGGAGTGGGCGTCGAACTGGTCCGGGGGCTCGAAGTCCTCGGTGTTCTGCAGTACGTTCTCGACCTCGCGCACCCCGCCCAGGAGGTTCAGGATGTGCGGGGTCCGCAGGCGGTACCGGTCGGTGTCGACGCCGAGCACGCCGAGGTTGACGCATTCGTCGAGCAGGCCGCGGAAGCCGTCGCTCGTGCAGTCCCTGAAGCCGTCCGGCCACCAGTCACCGCATTCGGCCCGGAGCTCGTCGACGCTGAGGGTCGCGGCGGCGCCCTCGGCGAGGGCGTGCAAGGCCACCGTGTAGGCGATGACCTTGTAGCGCTTGTCCAGGTTCAGCGTCCATTCGAAGCGGTCGCGGAAGCCCCGGGCCAGCTTCTTGTCGCGCCAGACGCCGTTCACGTCCTCGCGGGTGATCTGGTACGGCAGGTGGCGCGCCGTCGCGGAGGTGTCCCGCAGCCGCGCGAGGAGTTTCTCAGCGAACAGCTGGACGAGGGCCGGGGCGTTGTTGGCCTCGGCGATGACCCGCGCCGCCAGGGTCTCCGGGAAGAGGAAGCCGAGCGTCGCGAGGGGCCGGACGAGCAGGTCGAACGCGTCCTGCGGATCGAGCGGGCCAACCGCGATCGGGGTGCCGAGGTGGGCCAGCGGCTGGTTCGGCAGGCTCAGGAACCGGGCCGTCTGGTGCAGCCCGGCCCAGACGACCTTGACGCGGCGGTCGGTCGCGGACATCAGGTCGCGCAGCGCGGTGACGCTCTCGAACCGTCCCTGGTCGGCGTCCTGGTTGAGGAAACGGTCCGCCTCGTCCAGGAGGATCAGCAGCTGGCGGTGCGGATCGGCCGCCGTCCACTCGCGGACCGCCTCGATGACCTGGCCGCGGCGCATCAGCCCCGGGCGGACCACCCCGGCCTTCGCCAGCCGGTCGGCGAGCCTCGGCCACAGCGAGTTCGACGGGACCTTCCCCACCGTCTGGATGTTCTCCAGGATGACGGTGCGGTGCGGGTCGGTGTCGCGGATGCCGCGCTCGGCCTTGCGCAGCAGCGCCGACTTGCCGAGCTGCCGCCCCCCGTAGACGAACGAGGAGCCGTTGCGGTCGGTGACCTCGCGGACCTGGGCGTCGCGTCCGTAGAACATCTCGTCGGGGACGTCGCCGGCGGGCGTGTACGGGTTGGTGGCGGTGAACGGCGCCATCACCGCGACGGTCGCGGTCCAGTTCTCGGGATGGCACGCCAGGTAGCCGATCGCGGCGTCGTCGAGGACGCCGGCGACGGGCGCCGGGCGGCCCCGGGCGGCCAGGGCGAGCTGCGCGCGGTCGTCGGCGGACAGGACGCCGAAGTAGCACACGAGCACGGTCTGGCTCTCGGGCTGCCCCTTGAGGAGCTCGACGAGCTGCCGCGGCGCCGGGCGCCGCCAGACCAGCAGGAGCCGCAGCCTGTCCCCCGACGGGCTCATCCGGGTCCCGAACGCGGGGAGCAGCGCCCCGTCCGAGCCGACATGGTGGACGCGGTCGAGGTCGATCCAGAGCCGGTCGGGCGCGGTGTCGGCCGCGCTCTGCTCCCCCTCCAGGCCGATCATCTTGAGTATCGCGGTGATGGACGACCGGAGGTTACCGGCGCTCTTGTGGCCCTGCCCGCAGGCCCGCCAGTGCCGGAGCCCCTCGCTGGCCACCTGCCTGCTGGCGTTGCGCAGGCCGGGGATGCTGACACCGGCGCCGGCCAGCACGGTCTCCAGGTCCCGGTCGCCGACGTCACGTCCGACGGCCAGCGCGGACTTCAGCTCCGAGATGTACTCGCTGGTCTCCTGCCTGCGGGCGCGGCTGCCGGAGCGGCGCGCGAGCCGGGCGAAGACCTCGGGGAAGGCGGGGTAGAACCGGCCGAAGTCGTTCTCGGCGGGTTTGTCGGGAAGCTGGTTGCCCGCCTTCAGCTGTGCCAGGAACTCCCGGGCGGTGGTCAGGTCGCCGTCGTCGACGTGCTTCCCGATGCGCTCCAGGTCCGCGGGGTCGAGGGCGGGCGCCTGCTCCGCGAGCCGGGCCCGCTCGCGCCCGATGGCGGTCCGCCGCTGCTCGGCCAGGGTCGCCATCAGGCCGTCCAGCTCGCCGCCGATCCGGTCGAAGTCGTGCCGGTGCGCGGTCAGCGGGCGGAGCGTCTCCTCGGTGCCGCGGACCTGGTCCTCGGTGAGCAGGCCGTCGCGGAGGGACCGCGCGATCAGGTCGCGGGCCTCCTCGACGCGCCGGTCGCGCACCTCCCGGGCGGACCGGACGAGGTCGTCCCGCCGTGCCTGGAGCCGGTCCACGGC carries:
- a CDS encoding threonine aldolase family protein, with product MSSPEPPGGPAARGFASDNQASVHPDVLAALAAVNDGHQPAYGADTVTARLGDVVRRHFGERAEVFPVFNGTGANVVSLQAMSERWSAVLCPDSAHINTDECGAAEKVAGLKLIPVPTPDGKMTPALLDRYATGFGNVQRAQPSAVSITQSTELGTVYTPEEITAVAAAAHGRGMLVHMDGARIANAAAALDLPMRAFTADAGVDVLSFGGTKNGLLLGEAIVVLNPDAVRGMAFLRKTGMQLASKMRYLSAQLVALLDGDLWLRNARHANAMARRLADAARGLPGVEIVRPVEANAVFAVMPEDAAERLRKRFAFYTWDERTGEVRWVCSFDLTEDDVDAFAAALAAELSA
- the cqsA gene encoding alpha-hydroxyketone-type quorum-sensing autoinducer synthase codes for the protein MTSAHQRLGERIQDFRGAVGRRRARPAKAPGTRAIVLTCSDYLAIAEHPEISGAMIASLRAAEGAAPLPGPCLPDDHPQIRLGSAFARHMDAGAGVLCPSGWAANTGLLQVVAGPDVPVYLDVLAHMSLWEGARAAGAEIAYFRHNDLGHLRRRIEVGGSGVIVADAVYSTDGSVCPLRGLVEVAREHGCLLVVDESHSLGTHGERGEGLVSALGLAARVDFRTASLAKALPGRAGLITCNRADFAEYFKHTAFPSVFSTTLLPHDIAGLAAALEVVREEGWRRERLRKVTGRLRRGLTALGYDLGEGDTQIIALHAASEADAMLLRDALAGRDIFSAALFPPATSLRRTLVRLSMHAGLSDDDVERILVACRELCDKVQMPASPHRA
- a CDS encoding TIGR03086 family metal-binding protein; translated protein: MMDATTSGWNVLDTAHEALRTAVREVPAGAWTWPTPCTEWDVTQVVQHAAGDQLAFAAAITGGPGPGFDPFAPSGTIDGDPGAFLEPMLAACAAAWATVDKDAGTVPVPVPPNALPPRVGAGAAALDAAVHAWDIAMATGRPSPLTGDLARELLTVAKEIVEPLRQYGAYADAIEGDGDDDVAALLHYLGRDPRWTA
- a CDS encoding lysylphosphatidylglycerol synthase transmembrane domain-containing protein codes for the protein METITAGAGHAAPARLPDDGGDAAAITGRPPPSPRTRWAVAGLLLTGLATVAILVFGPGPLGPAATVVRHMRWGFLPVLVLLSLLHYVFAAVALRGAAGRALPLYETTLTQFTAAAANRITPGGLGAVAVNTRYLVCRGLPLPRAAVAVAVLQVAGLPADLLLMAAVLGTGGGDDRMLDALGSHAAQAAGLVRPVPLLVVAGVLVPAAVLMGRRAARSAAVGRAVGGLADLCRRPRDLAVTLGASATTTLVLGLAFSLSVLAVPGTTTGPGDVLALLAAYLVGAAASSAVPSPGGVGSTEAALVAALAALGIAAGPALQAVLLFRAITFWAPVPVGLFAYRTLRR
- a CDS encoding SGNH/GDSL hydrolase family protein codes for the protein MRLPRPCLLTFGAAAFAAGSLTWPGTASAATTNYVALGDSYSSGTGAGDYDPASGACNRSANAYPKLWAAAHATGSFKFVACSGATTTTVADGQLGALGSSTTLVSISVGGNDAGFSDVMLTCVLQSDSACVTAVNKAKTYMKNTLPGKLDSVYTKIRSKAPSAQVVVLGYPRLYKIVDVCVGLSNTKRTALNGAADALDSAIASAVGRAGFTWSDVRDEFSGHELCSGEDWLNSVTVPFESSYHPTAKGHRGGYLPALSGSAKVPVHAQT
- a CDS encoding NUDIX domain-containing protein, producing MKAQIRPPGGRSADHRGTLLPRLLARLWKRLGGRAQWRLARLRHDTFLVYAAGIVRDDHGRILLLRHRLWPAYRAWGLPGGYIEAGERPEDAVIREIREETSLTAEVAGPPVHLAGGYRYRVEVYYDARVAGGRLHLDTAEILEARWCPLDALPAEMSPRLRELIARLT
- a CDS encoding MBL fold metallo-hydrolase, which produces MTADAEALAAVLRAVAVAVLARPGAAALPPDPDRLVEERTPMLLSALERFPVLRRHAAGHLAASGADDRARALAAVLLHPDAGVVRAGLAWTRPVRDRAAERDARKIEALRKRLRTSEGRLAYARKDARDNAERLAEAREALAEKEGRVAAMTQLLAIEQRRSADPRGLAAALLHVLEQGGSAPAGGAEARDPQAPARSEDARHNGHLVAAARATRRSPEEVLVFLRDMVEPAAPPPAVTADLGLRVVPLGGHDHIGGSCLLVEAGGTRILVDAGLRPGERARPPRDIERALDGRVDAVVVTHAHNDHCGYVPRLVAERRYLRVLATPETVALMPMMWADSVKVMAAAERGHARWGTDTAALYGSRDVEEAAQNCEELAYGVTRRIGELNIELFPAGHILGAAGVVIRAGDRRVVVTGDISGFRQETVGGYALSESARSADLLVMESTCCGEEHDDREIGVGALVRAVEEVHRGGGRVLIPAFALGRAQEIALIMRRHLPEVPVRLDGMAVDLAAVFEGLDRGLRIFGGGTAVADRPAELDTFRTGVVISTSGMLNGGPAVQWARRILPEPGSAVFVSGYQDEEAPGRALLDLADRRGGFVLPANGRDVTVPVRARVEMMRLSAHADRRELLDIADEVAAREVMLVHGLPKRQERFRDTLRVRGHNPVATVPWRAG